CACTGTCAACATATTGTCCATAAAATCAAATAGATTATTAACATTACAGTTTTTTTCATACAAATATAGTTGTCACTGGCCTCCTTttgcaagaagttttctaattgttTCACTTTCCATGCTCACTTTCCAATATCATATAAGAATTACATAGCAAAGAAAAAGTTGCATATTTCCCTGATTAATGCGGCTTTATCTCCATAGTTAAGGTAGTGTGACAACTTCACCTGCTAGTCTACATGTCAACAAGCTGTGTAACTTAGCATTATTTAGTGCACTGGTTCCACCATGTCATCATATATGTTTTCTTTGTTTGTCAGGTGCTAGATTCTTATTTTCACCCTATTTTCTATTTAAAATTCATCTATATTTACTGGGGTGCAAATTCATCATATCTTCTGTttgctttttttccttctctattTCTTTGTATATCACCTTCATCATTTCTTCTGTTTACTTCTTTCCCTTCTCCACTTCTTTATATTTCTTTTGCTGTATTCTGGTGCAATAAAAATTCATCTATATTTACTAAAGTTCATATTCATCATGTCTTTTATTTGCTTTTTTTCCCTCTCTGCTTCTTTGTATATCACCATCATCATTTCTTGTGTTTGCATTTTTCCCCTCTCCacatctttgtttttttttctttttttttgctgcaaTTTTATGCATTGTTACTGCATTCATGTTATACGAAGTTTTTTATGAATGGAGAATGGCTGCAAGTCAGCAAGGTGGTTAATAGTTTGTTTCGCTGTTTGCACAGGTCAGTCATCACCCTATGATTGTCGCATGTCACTGTGAGGGTAACGGATGGAAGTTTTGGGGAGATAGTAATTTGAAAAGCAAGTTTTGGGGTCGTTCAATTCAGCTTGATCCTGTTGGTATTCTAACACTTGAGTTTGATGATGGTGAAGTGTTTCAATGGAGCAAGGTATTGGATATATTCATAAGAAATTGAACTCTGGTTTGGGATTTCTTCTGACACCTGTAAACTACTATCTCAGGTGACAACTTCCATTTACAACCTTATATTGGGGAAACTTTATTGTGATCATTATGGTACCATGCGCATACAAGGAAATCGTGAATACTCATGTAAACTAAAGTTCAAGGAGCAGTCAATAATAGATCGCAACCCCCATCAGgtgattctctttttttttccacctTAATATTTTATAGACCAGCAAAATAATAGTTAAAGCTCACTTGATTTTAACTGTTTCCTTGGGGGGGTTAATTTTTTGAAGCAATAATTGTTTACTTTTTTCCTTGAGATTAAACCATGCTGGTCAAAGATGTCATATATGAATTGTTCTCATCCCTTGTTTGGGACCTATTCTATttgaatatgttttttttttctaataatttGATGTCTATAATTTTTATCGGGCTCTTTTTTTACTATGGATAAGATCTTATTAACCTTTTATAGCGGTCATACTTAGAGAACTGGTTGTTTGCAAGCACATCAGGTAAATTAGAGTTAGGTAGaatgatatttattttattttattagagGTCCAATAGGTCTTAAATAACCTCCTTGCTAAGAAGTATTGGCCTAGGGTGTTTGCACAAGTCATGGGTGTGTAACAGATGGTTGCAAAAACCTGCTCAATCATGTTATGGAGCAATATCAAATGAGTTATGCTCCATAGACAACAACATGTTGATGGGAAAGGTTGGTGCATTTTTGTTGTTGTCATATAATTGTAAGTCAAGGAAAATGTAATTTTATTGTGTCATTTGTATTATACTTATTTTATTTGAATATTTGGAGTAGTAACTAGAATATGTGAAAATCTTGCATTACTATTGGCGATCGCTCTTTTTATGAATTATAGTTAGTAAGTTTATCACAGGttttgggacaatgatacagCTGCAGGTTACTTGGAACTCCAAGGTCATGAAAGAGTATGCAGAATTGTAGTATAAATCTGGAAGAATTCATATGCATTAATAATAAATAGGAAGTCTACAGGGAAGATGTGCTTGAATATAAAAGATGCTGCCTGCATATAACTAGTGGTTGCATTCTTAGGAGGTGCATGAATTCAaatattcaaacaatgaaagcttgattttaataataattattttgtgtTTCTTTAAAGATGTTTGAAGTGGCTAGCATACTGTGAAGTTTGTTGTGTAAGCAATCATATAAGCTTTTCCTTACATTCATAAGTATGGATGGCGAGTGTTCCTAGCagagaagggaaggaaagaGTAGAGGGGGAAGCAGGattagaagaagaggaagagcttAGATATGTCATCTGAAAGTTTGAAAAGGGAAAATAGGAAGAACGTGGAAAGTGAAAACAAATAGAGAAAGGTGAAGTAgactgattgtgctaacccaaaGCTTTTGTCCCTCTATTCACCTTTCGTGAAAAAGATAGAACTCTCACAGAATCTATCCTTTATAAGTGACATATAATCTAAGCAatttttgttaattatttttaaactaTAATGATAAACAATCCTATTTTTTAACTCTCAACAccttctaattaattttcaaacTCTAATATATTCATATCTAATGACAGATTTAAATTATTCTACTTCTACTTCTCATCCCACGCCTCCTGCTCCTTTATTgtctcctcatcttcttctccctcGTTTCTTTCTGTTGTTGTtcctcagatttttttttttaaatttagatgtgaacatatatatgcaaataaattAGATCAGAAAATTAGGAACTTTTGTCCTTCCTATGATTTCTTTTTGCCCTCTGATTAAAATGATAAGGATTTCTATCTATCATGATATTCTGTTCTCAAGCTTGTTGCTCATCACATGTTTGCAGTGTTTACAAGCCCTAAAGTCTAATTGGTGGCATTGAAGCCAATCTATTACATATTGCTGATAAATATCCTAGTGTCACCTTGTTGTCAATACATGATGTAAGAGCACGGTTGTgtggagcaactccgaggaagAGTGTCTATAGTTGAGAGGCAATATTGCTGGAGACCACATTAGTGGTCTTTGATACGCTTGGTTGCTGAAGGTTGAGCATAAGTGACCATTTTATTCAACTGTGCACTCAACCCTTTTATACATTGAATGGTAGCACAATGAAGTGCGCTTTTCATATAACATCATCAGTAAATGCTGTCAGTGTATCACCCCATAATTTTCAAACTGTATTTGATCTCTTTAGTTTTGTTATGCAGACTTCTAGTTATTAGTTggaatttctttttaaaaaaagtatccGAACTTTCATACTTGTGTGGCATCCGTTGTATAACTTTagttttcttctccttcgttGAAGAACTCTGTAATATAACTAAACAATGTTATTTGCATTCATCAAGAAAGAGAACTTGTGAATTATGGGCTTAAACATGTGTTGACCATTTTTTGTGAGATGGAGTTGCTTGTGATTATGAACCAGTCAATTTACTAAGTTTTTGTTGTTCCTGCCTAGTAGTTGCTGATGTAATTGGTACAAATTAATTCCCAATCAATGGTTTAATTCTTTAACTAGTGTAGCAATTTGATTCTTCCAAATATTTtccctttttgttatttttcgagaacatataaaaaataaaacaagcagTTGGGGTGCATGTGATTATATATGATCTTCTAGATAAATTGCTCTGGTGTTTATAACATTTTTATTGATTGTTGTTGATTGGGGCATTTTCCTTTTCCCCTCGAGCAAGAATCCATTGAATCCATCCTGTGTCATTTAACAAATGAAACAAACTGTTGTTACATGATCTACTAATGCATTTTCAGGTGCATGGCATAGTTCAAGATCGGAATGGGAAAACAGTGGCAACACTCGTTGGAAAATGGGACGAGAGCATGCATTTTGTTCATGGAGATTGCTTGGGTAAGGGCAAGGGATCTGAACCATTATCTGAGGCCCACATATTGTGGAATCGTAGCAAACCGCCTAAGAACCCCACGAGATACAACCTTACACGCTTTGCAATTACACTGAATGAACTCACCCCTGGGTTAAAGGTGAGAAGCTTTAAATTCAGCCTCACCCATCTGTCTTTTGCAAGTTTCCTGGTCCTATAAAACTAAAAGCTCTTTCTTGTTGCAATGTTTGCTAATGTCTCAAATGATAAGCAGGAAAAGCTGCCACCCACGGATTCAAGGCTAAGACCTGATCAGAGATGCTTGGAAAATGGGGAGTATGAAAAGGCAAATGCAGAGAAGTTGAGACTAGAACAGAGGCAACGACAGGTTAATTTCATATCAACTTTGTTCCAAAGTGAATTTATTTTCCTCATGAGCTTGGCAAGGATACTGCTAGAATTGGAGCTCATCAGGAGTCACCTTTAATTTTGGTACAATTCTATTTTATGGATTGCGAGCAACTGAGCTGGCACAATCCTCCTGCCCACCTTTTCCTTATGTCATCAATGCTCACATAAATGAGAGCATAAACTCGAGGGGCAGATATTGGGCTTGTGTGTCTGCCGTCTACGTTCCACTGCCTAGTGTCATCACATCCTGCTAATTACTTTCCTTGCATGATTTGTTTTGTAAAAATTTATGATGCTGTCCATGATAGACTGGCTTGGTTGTGATGCAGGCACGGAAGATGCAGGAAAGTGGCTGGAAGCCTAGGTGGTTTGCCAAAGATAAAGGAAGCGATGCATATCGTTACATCGGCGGTTATTGGGAGGCCAGGGAAAAGGGGAAGTGGGATGGATGTCCTGATATCTTTGGCCAAATCCCCAGTGATCAAATAATCTGCTGACGGGCAGTTTGGAATAGAAGCAGGCTCTTATTCTTTTTTCCATCCCCCCTCCCCTATTGCTGTCTCTTTCAATTGATGGGATCTCGTGATTCCATTCTGCATGCTCGCCATTTTCGAGCATTCAAGGCCATGTGGCTTGTAAACAAGGTAGATGGTGTTTCTGATAtctgttttttttatagaaTAACAGAACCCTGTTCTTCTCCAATACTTGCAATGAATTGATTCGAGTAAAATTGGGATTAAAGATGGATGCTGAAAGAGTCTCACAAAATATTTTGATGTTGCTTTCATGTTTGCGGGAGAATCAACATATCCAATTAAGGTAGCATCTTGCATGCTAGAATTTTACCATGTAGATCTGACAAGCAGGATTTTCTGAAAATTACCATAACGATGTACGGTAAAACCAAATTCCGGTAAGGTTGGGATTTTGCAGTCTAGTTTAATATTACATGAGGTCATTAATTAGCAATTGATTCTTCTGGGTAATTTTATTGTCATTTCTTATGGTGAATTTTGGAATAATGCTGAGCTATCCATCATTTTGAGCCAAATTTATTGGTAGTCATGGAGGCCATGCAGTGAACTTGTTCTTTCACCGCATGATTGAGTCTATATTTTTGATTCCATCGTACCATGACTGCACGTGAGACCACCTATTCTTAAATCATATCAAAGATCCTTTAATCCATTGCAGTAATTTTCTTTGAGCTAATAATACTTATTGCCTTTGTACTCTTCTTACCTTTGCCTGCACGTGAGCCGGAACCTGCCTGCCATTTGATGAAATGGCGAAGTCGCTTCTCTGATTCGTCATGTGAGTTTAATGAGACTGCATAGGGTACTACGTTGATTGACGGAGATGTACAAGAGAAGACAGGATGTTACCCGTGAGGTTGGGTGATGCATGATCGATTTGAAGTTATGATGAGCTTCATAGCATGCGTGGGTCTTAAAGCGTGCCATCGAAACTACTTTTTTGGGTTGTGGGGAACCGCTGACCATCAAGAAGCAATAGCAAATGTTGGAAACCTTTTAACAGAACCGTGGAAAAGTCCGCAATCCGCATCTGGCCATTCTGTTTCCTGGCTTAGCCTTTTGTTTCATGCTTGAAGAAGATGCCATAGATGTGTTACGTTCTCAGGCTCTTGAAATGAATGCTCTGGGAGCATAGATCAACCTCTCTTTGGAGGTTGGCATATCAAGACGTTGAACATTCTAGGTTTTCCACACTTACATATGTTCTCAAATTTAACTTACCCAGAATCTTATTTTGTAGCGTCAACTTCTAATCTCCCGTATGCTTACAAATAATGCATTTCTAAAATCTTGAAATTGCCGGGCGCACATACGCCTCTAACAAAGGCCTTTGCCTTTTAACCAAACAACCTTGTAGCTCAATAGATTGGTAACGCACCCATTCACGGAAGACATGGCAGTATGAAaaggttttatttatttatttatttttgctaaAACAGGTACTTCAGTGTACAaatgcatccaataaaatcagaaaatagaaTGTTGTGGACTTTTCGAGGCAGCTCCTCATCTCTAGCTCACAAAGTGCTACCGGTATGACTGGCCACATAGACGACCATCCAATCTGTAGCTCTGTTAGTTTTTTTAAATACATGCTTAACCTAAGTGATCCTCTATTTTTCATCACCATCATGATGCTTCGAAGCAAGTGACCCTCTATTTTGAATTTTCTCGGTTAGAGATTTGATCCTTCTTGCCGCTGGATGTAGAGGACTAACTCCATTAACCCACACAGCCACTGTGGCTGAATCTCCTTCAATCTGATTGGAAGTTTTGGGGAGTAGAGTAGCTTTTAATGCATACCAGCTGTCCAAAATCTCTTCAATCTGTCAATAATTACTCTCATCTCAAAACCAACATATATCACTCTAATCAAATTCTTACTTCgaataaaaaacaaaagaaaaaaaaaccaccTAAAATTGCAAATGTATTTGTCATACTGGAGAATGACAGTCACCTATACTCCCTGTCATATGCGATCCACATGACGTGCTCTAATTTATCTTAAATGAAAGGCGTGTTCTTGAAGCACTGGATTCCTCTCGCTCCAAAAATGAAACACCCAATTACTTCGCAGCACTCCATGTGCTGATCTGACTCTCAGGAGCCCAAGTTTACGCGCCAGCGGTCGCTCGGACAGAGCCGCACATTGAACTCATTTCGCTGGGCGTTAACGACAAGACAAGCCCCCCACGGCGTTTGGACGCGGGAAGAGGGGGGCCGTTTCCAGTCCGTTCGTTGATGGCATCGGGAGCTCCGCAGCGAAAACCGCGTCGCTTCCCGGAAAAATGCCCCCAAACCAACCAACCAAGCGATGGAATCATCGGCCAGGCGGCAGCGAGGCGCAGCGACAGACCACTCCTTCGCCTTCGCATCTCTCTCAGACAAGATGGACGGATTGATAGAGACCATGCCCAGTGGTCAGCTTAGTGATGATTAAGTCACGACAAAACAACGTAGGCCATCCTCCTGCTTCATCAGTCCCTACCCACCCACCaccctcctctctttttttttcataagtAAATTATACCAAATGCGTTGATATTTGAAGTTATAGAAACTCTGAAAATGTGAATTGTATTCGTGAACAGGAGTTGTTTATTGATCAAACAAACCAATAATGATCTAATTTGATGGCCATAAACATGAATGGTTATGGTTTATTTTAGTGAAGAAAAATGCTTTTAATTAGTGGGCggtcaaaaagattaaaaaaaatgacatgGCGCTCCAAGAACGGTACAATTCGGTTCCAATTGCTGACAGGAGATTCGACGAGGAAGTGGAGTCTCGATCCATAGGAGTACTAGATAGTCATGCTAGATGGGCATGATGCATCCGtcatatccaaaaaaaaaaaaaaagtttgaaattGGTTTTTTAAGAGACTCTGGCTTGATTTGCCCTGTGGCCTGGGTTCCGACTCATGTTGGGTTGGGTGAGTACGGATTTAGATACCTCTTTAGCACAATTTAGACTTAGAATTGCTTCCcatctcaaaaataaataaataaataaataaaaataaaacataaatgattgctcttaaaaaaaaaattaagttggtatagaaaatttaaaatattttatctttTAGTAAAAACTATACAAAATTTTGATTTGCCTGGCGGCCTAGGTTCCTACTTCAGCCCTTAACCCCCACACCACCCTCTTTTTTTATATAcataaagaaattaaaaaaattcttcttAAATTAGAGATACATTATACTTATATCCAACAGCTCGAAAAGCTTGCACTTACTTTctgatatttatatttatatgttattttaaCCTATATTAATACAATATCAATCAGACGGTTAACCTTAAATAAAATACAAATATTGtatcagaaaaaattaaaaaataaccaaaataaccTCAAGCAATATAACAGTCATCtaagaatataaaaaaaataaatacattatGAACGGTTAGTATAAGCGTAAGTTTTGCTAACTATTGAATGTAAGTATAATAAACGTAAACTTTATCAagatttttaatctttttgtgaTACTTCCATGATGCCTCTTTTTCGTAACCTTGATCTTAAGGGACCATTACCATGTTCATGGGAATAATGGACTATATATGATAGAAAAATTTCACAAGAAAGACCTTATTCTAATTGATCATCATGTACTATGGGCTACAACATATGGAGTCTACTCAATGGCAGACAAATCTTAAAGCGTAGGCGGGGCATCCAATACAAACAAAACAAGAATGCTTGGCTCGCCCCAAAAGATATAGTAAAAGTTAGGATGCATCATCTCGGTGCAAAGTGAAATTTCTTTCTGAAAAGAAAACTGCAAAATTTGATTTCATGCTAGCCTTTTAGTGCTAAGAGATAGGAGATGGGTGGTGGTATACGAAGATAAAAAAGCTAAAACTGGCTTGCTGGATGTCCATATCTACTGTCCATAGAATATTCCGTCCGGCAAAGTAAGAGAGGGTTCAGAGGACAGTGTACTTTGGAGGTAAgaatatctgaccaattctgaAATTATAGACATATAATCTAAGAAGGAACTTCTCATTACTAAGAGTCGTCAACAATTCATGGCCTCCTACTTCTTCCAAAAGTGCcaatctctcttccttcttctacgCTAGTatctctctccttctgaaaATTATTTGGTGAATATGATATGGATTCCAACTCAGCCAAGCAAAGATCTTGGTAAGTTTCTCTTTTTACTTGAACTGGTCAATTCTATGTATTGGATATCCTCTATATTAATATACAATCAATAAAAAATTGTCACACGCCAACGGCTGGCGCCTGCGTTCTCAAAGGAGATGTCTCAAACTCTCacctttcaaaataaaaaatttgttgCATACCCTCAATAATGAAAATTTTCTACAACTAAGATTCTATATGATATATACGAGCTCAAAATCGACGTCCTTCTAATAAAAGTTGGCAAGATCTTCCAATCTCTGCTCCTAAACCAAGCTTTCTAAAACAAAGCAACAGCCATCGATCGTTTAGCTGATGTAGTGGATACCAACATCAAATACCATGACAACAAAATAGTGCTATCTAATAATATTGCTCGCTACAAGATAATCatcattgttattattattattattattgaactGGCAGAACTTCAGTTCTTAAAAAAGGAATATAATTGCTGTTCTCCTCGTACAGCAGCAACAGTTCTAGATGAAGCAAGCAAGCGGCCAATTCCCATCGGcacagagagagaaggagaaggaaacaaaagcatttacaaaagaaagaaaagcctGCGCGTACGCGTAGTTGTATCGAAATTGAAGAGGAATTCAGAGCAACTTGGGGTGACGAGAAGAGAAGCGCGCTTGGGATATCGGGTCCGACCAACCACCCCAGGTTAAAACTTAAAAGCACGACGACCGGGTCCTCGGATGGCCGGCCGGGGCCTGTCGGTGCTCACGCGGCACCAAGAGAGCAAAAAGGTGGCGGACAACAAGGCCTGCCGAGGTCCCCAAGCAAAAACATATTAAAACGCTTTATTAGGAAGCATTCCTCCGTGCCTGCCTTCGCAACGAACGACAGCTGCTATCACCTCCATGGAGAGATTTGGACGAATGATCGATATTGGACATACTAGCCTAGAGTTGAAGAGGGACTTGTAATATGTTGTCATTATTACTCAGTAAATCTAATCTTAGTAGAGTAGCATAAGTAACTTAGTCATGAAAAGGTATGTATAGTTatatgcttcttcttctttttctttttaacattATGGATATTTGACATGTATGAATATTGGACGGCACGATCATACGGCTGTGGAATAAATACTACCATGAGCATCAACATGTAGAATTGCTTGCAACTACGATGGAGCTAACCGAGTCGAGTCCTAAATAATAGAAGGCCATCTAGTCTGCTACACTATTCGTATctctatacatatatgtatggttTTGAAAGAGCTCGGTGTAtgtatcacaaaaaaaaaaaaaagagctcggTGAGAAAATCATCCTTCTCGAATCCTCCAAAATAAAATTGAGCCTCTCACCATGGATCAGAAGCATTTAAGACTGTTGCTGCATAAATAGAGGAAGTTCTACCAAAGCACCATCTTTCAAAATCAGGTATTGTGAATGAAACCTAGCTTTATAGATTTCAAACATATTTTGCATTTGTGAAACCTAGATTTTTGTCCCTTTTTTCCCCCCCTAAAGAATGTGTCTGGATGGGTTTATGACATAGCTGCCTGATTGTTGGGATGTAAAGGTAAGTTTTTTAGGAAGTGCACAAGTGTGACCTCGCTATCCTTGAGTCTTATGCGAATTTGTATGTTTGATTGATTCATGAGAAAAGAGCAAAATTAATTTAAGTATCGATAATAATAAGAAAGTCTTATTTTATAGTATAATTAGAATTCAAGTTTGATAaactatatattatattattataatagtgTAGTTTATGAAAAATGATTAATATTGtaacaatataataatattttatttttataacacaattatataatataacatagcaatattatataataatgtgatacaatataataatattctATAATATGGCACAATTTTGTTTGGCTATATCCAACTACTCTATGGCTTAGCACTTAAGTTGGCCGAAACATTGCAATTAACGCTTCGATTCTGAAAAAATTTCTCTCCCTGCCCTGTGAATTTGATTAGATCTTCGAAATTTTGAATCAGATAAGTAAACCATTTCAGATGAGCAACTCCGAGCTGGAtgtaggccctgtttgggggagcttttggagggccaaaaagcactttctagccctccaaaagtacttttagctaaaaaatggtgtttggtaaattttttgatttgcgggaagctgaaaacagcttttgggggaagctccaatttggagttttccgaaaatgctgttttcagctttttcggaaagctatatttttgactttttcggaaagctatatttttgaccaaaatatccccatgtaaaaaaaaaaaaattcatcccTCAAAACCTCGTCGTATCGCCTGTTCCTCTCCCAACCGACCCGCCcccaccccccctccccccgcccTGTTCCTCTCCCAACCCACCTCCCAACCCACCAGCACCCCCACCCCTCCCCCCGCACCGCCGCTGCtgtgcctccctctcccccgccgccgtaccccctccctctcccccgccgccgctgcagtgcctccctctcccccgccgctgcagtgccccaccgccgcaccccctccctcccccccgccgccgctgcagtgcctccctctcccccgccgccacaccccctccctctcccccgccgctgcacctcgtccctctcccccaccgccgtagtgccgcaccccctccgACGCCGTCGGCCACCGAGACTGCCGCCGACCACGGTTCGGCCCCCTCCGGCGGCCGCCGcggcctggcccccttccggTGCTACGGAGAAGGGggcagaggaaggaaggagaagaagagaagaaaaaaagaaaaggaaaaaaaagaagaaaaggaaataaaagaaaagaaaagaaaagaataaataaataaataaatgcataaataaatatttatataaatgaatgaatgaatgaataaataagataagataataaataaatatatttcaatggataaaataataaataaataaatgcataaataaaaatatatatacgaatgaacgtataaataaataaatataaagaaaaataatgagtgagtggcaaataatctctgatccttatgatattgataagtacagtgaatttgtcgccattgcaaatagttaagtaaagagataatctattaaacagataaatggttatttattgttgtattatactataagtctattattatattacattacatcataatacattaatatgtaatgttaaataatttaatattatgttatattatgaaaaattaatttatactaataatatattattttatacctttattattgtattatactatacatattatattatattaccttatatcataatacattaataggttattttaaataatttaatattatgttatattatgagaaattaattaatactaataattataatattttatacctttattattgtattatactataaatataatatatattatattatatcataatacattaatatgttatgttaaataatttaatattatgttatattatagaaaattaatttactctaataattatattaccatTATGGTATGCTATGCAAtatcatattactatattataataataatattttatattacagtaatactatatcgtatattatgtattaatatatgttatgttttatcatgctctattgtataatactatgcaatgtcctttatggtaattttatcatataaaagtactttctcagtttatttaccaaacatatgttaaagtgccacagcactttaaaaatatagttactaaacaacaaacagctttttataacagctctacttcagacagctctacttccaacaactctactttcaacagctctactgccaacagctcccccaaacagggtcgTAGTCTGAAGCAATGTCACAATGCCTGAGGTGGTTGAGGCTTCCAATCAATAATAGCTCTTCAAAATTGACGATGCTGCTCAAGCTTTCTTCCTTGGTCGGCGCTCCAACTTTGTTCACTAGTTTGCAGCCCATGATTAATAAGTTCTTCAGCTTGTGGGGTCACATGCTGTTGCTATAATAAAGTCTACATATGAATGAATGCTGCAGAAGACCATGAAATAGTTTTTAGATTAATGTAGACATGCAAACCTTTGGACTAAA
This is a stretch of genomic DNA from Phoenix dactylifera cultivar Barhee BC4 chromosome 9, palm_55x_up_171113_PBpolish2nd_filt_p, whole genome shotgun sequence. It encodes these proteins:
- the LOC103701844 gene encoding oxysterol-binding protein-related protein 1C-like isoform X4; this translates as MKSVGTSNPYVRRRKKLPEPVEKEKGVSLWSMIKDNIGKDLTKVCLPVYFNEPLSSLQKCFEDLEYSYLLDRAYDLGRKGNGLMRILNVAAFAVSGYSSTDGRHCKPFNPLLGETYEADYPDKGLRFFSEKVSHHPMIVACHCEGNGWKFWGDSNLKSKFWGRSIQLDPVGILTLEFDDGEVFQWSKVTTSIYNLILGKLYCDHYGTMRIQGNREYSCKLKFKEQSIIDRNPHQVHGIVQDRNGKTVATLVGKWDESMHFVHGDCLGKGKGSEPLSEAHILWNRSKPPKNPTRYNLTRFAITLNELTPGLKEKLPPTDSRLRPDQRCLENGEYEKANAEKLRLEQRQRQARKMQESGWKPRWFAKDKGSDAYRYIGGYWEAREKGKWDGCPDIFGQIPSDQIIC
- the LOC103701844 gene encoding oxysterol-binding protein-related protein 1C-like isoform X3 translates to MVYVLGEKVDLENTLVDESQRQSKEYGSASRSRHEKFSEGSASETEDENERHDAAEEETDDEENTFFDTRDFLSSSSFKSSESEFHKSEIDSDDEEFYGVGQVDGNDASMKSVGTSNPYVRRRKKLPEPVEKEKGVSLWSMIKDNIGKDLTKVCLPVYFNEPLSSLQKCFEDLEYSYLLDRAYDLGRKGNGLMRILNVAAFAVSGYSSTDGRHCKPFNPLLGETYEADYPDKGLRFFSEKVSHHPMIVACHCEGNGWKFWGDSNLKSKFWGRSIQLDPVGILTLEFDDGEVFQWSKVTTSIYNLILGKLYCDHYGTMRIQGNREYSCKLKFKEQSIIDRNPHQVHGIVQDRNGKTVATLVGKWDESMHFVHGDCLGKGKGSEPLSEAHILWNRSKPPKNPTRYNLTRFAITLNELTPGLKEKLPPTDSRLRPDQRCLENGEYEKANAEKLRLEQRQRQARKMQESGWKPRWFAKDKGSDAYRYIGGYWEAREKGKWDGCPDIFGQIPSDQIIC